The genomic region TCACATCCACAAAAGGCTTAATCAAGCGACTGAGTACAAACTTACGGGCCACTTTATAGCCCTGGTCGAGGTACACGGCGCCCACTAGCGCCTCCAGGGCGTTGCCGTTCACGGAGCGCGAGCGGGCTGCCCTACCCTGAGTGGCATCCAGCTGCACTAGCTTATCGAGGCCCAGCTTGAGGGCAAGTTGGTTGAGGCTTTCGCGGTTGACGATGCGGCTGCGCATTTCCGTCAGAAAACCCTCCTGCTCGTACGGAAACTTGCGGAACAGATATTCCGCCACGATAGTACCCAACACGGCATCGCCCAAAAACTCCAGGCGCTCGTTGCTTTGGTGTCTACCCTGCGTAGGCTGCTGCCGCACCACCGAGGAGTGCGTGAAAGCCAGCCGATACACACGCACGTTGTCGGGCGAAACGCCCGTCATCGTGGTAATAGCCTGCCGAAAGGCCCGGTCGTGGCCTAGCAACCGCCGAAAAAAACCAAATACGGGCAAGGGCTGACCGGGCCTCGGCATTAGTCGCGGAATTTGCGGAAGACCACCGACGTGTTGTGGCCACCAAACCCGAACGTATTGCTCACAGCAATATTAATTTCCCGCTGCTGCGCCTTATTGAAGGTGAAGTTCAGCCGGGCATCCAGCTCGGGGTCGTCCGTAAAGTGGTTGATGGTAGGCGGCACAATGCCATTCTGGATGGCCAGAATGCTGGCTACTGCCTCTATCCCGCCAGCGCCGCCCAGCAGGTGGCCGGTCATGCTCTTGGTAGACGAGATGTTGAGGTTGTACGCAGCGTCGCCAAATACCTTCTGAATGGCCGTAATCTCAGCACCATCACCCAGCGGAGTGCTGGTGCCGTGCGTGTTGATGTAATCTACATCTTCCGGCTTGATGCCTGCATCGCGCAAAGCGTTTTGCATCACCAGCACCACACCTTCGCCGGTAGGGTCGGGCGCCGTGATGTGGTAGGCATCCGAAGAAAGGCCACCGCCAATGATTTCGGCGTAGATTTTGGCACCGCGCGCCTTGGCGTGCTCATAATCTTCTACCACCAGCGCACCACCGCCTTCACCCAGCACAAATCCGTCGCGCTCCTTATCGTAAGGACGCGAGGCAGTTTGAGGGTCGTCGTTCCGCTCGCTCATGGCCTTCAGGGCATTAAAGCCCCCTACCCCGGCTTCGGTAATAGCGGCTTCGGAACCACCGGTTACCACTACATCGGCCATCCCCAAACGGATGTAGTTGTAGGCCGATACAATAGAGTCGGAAGAAGAAGCGCAGGCCGAAGTCGTGACGAAGTTGGGGCCACGGAATCCATTCTTGATAGAAATGTTGCCCGACGAGGAGTCGGCAATCATCTTCGGAATGAAGAACGGGTTGTAGCGCGGCGTGCCATCGCCGTTGGCGAAATTGAAGCACTCCTGCTGGAAGGTAGTGAGGCCACCAATGCCGGAGCCCCAAATTACACCCACCCGGTTTTTATCAATACCACCATCGTGCAGGCCGGCGTCTTTGATGGCCTCGTCGCTGGCGATAACGCCGAACTGCGTGAATAAGTCCATCTTCCGACCTTCCTTGCGGTCGAAGTAATCGTCGGGATTGTAGTTTTTAACTTCGCAGGCAAAGCGCGTTTTAAACTTACTGGCGTCGAAGCGGGTGATAGGGCCTGCGCCGCTCACGCCCTGCGCTAGGCCTTCCCAGTAAGCGGGGGCCGTACTGCCAAGTGGGGTAATGGCCCCGATGCCGGTCACAACAACTCTCCGAAGAGACATAGGCTAAGGAACAAACGAAAGAATAGGAAAGGGTAGGAAAAGCAAAACGGCCGGCGGCAAGCCGGCCGATGAGCTGTAAGCCGTAAAAACGTAAGAGCCGGAAAGACTACTTAGCGTGCTCCTCGAGGTAGCTGATAGCCTGCCCTACGGTAGCAATGTTTTCTGCTTGGTCGTCGGGGATGGACACGTTAAACTCTTTTTCAAATTCCATGATCAGCTCAACGGTATCGAGCGAGTCAGCGCCCAGGTCGTTGGTGAAGCTAGCCTCTGGGGTTACTTCCGAAGCTTCTACTCCTAGCTTATCGATGATAATGGCTTTTACTTTTTCTGCGATTTCAGACATTTCCGTGGGGGTTTGAGGAAAACTAGGCACAAATAACACCATCTTCGCTAACATTGTCAAACAAACCCGGTCTAATCTTACAGGTACAACATTATGGCCGGGCTGGTTCCGCGGCGTGCGGCGCGTGTTCTGTTTTGCTTGTTAGTTCTTGATAATCAGCCCATGAAAACCCTTACACTCGACTTTGAATACGACTGCGACTTCGAGTTATTTGGCTTGGTTTCCGCTACCCGGGAGCACAAGCTAGCCTGGCTGCTCAACTCGGATTTGCGCCTGCACCTGGTAAAACAGCAGGATATCATCTATGATTTGCTCAGCCGCGGCCGGCTGGTGATCAGCAACTATCTGCACACTACGCATACCTGCACGCTGCGCCTGCTGCGCAACCGCTCGGTGGCGCCCTCTACCCTCAAAAAGCCCTACCTCGCCCCCGACGTGCGCCAGTACGATTACCTGTTGCAGATCAGCAACGGCACGGGCACCTTGGCGCCCGAGCAGGTACTGACTCGCCTCACGGCGCTTGCTGACGTACAGCATGTGTGTCAACTAGATCCAAATCAGCTGGAATTCAAGGAGAATCTGTTCTTCTAATCCGCCCTTCCCCCCGCCCCGTGGGGCAGAAGCGCTGGGTTCCCCTACCTTTGTCATCCTACATCCCGCACTCAACCTCATTTTTTCGTACTACCAGACATACCATTCTTTTCTCTTGCATGGAACCACGTCCTCATTTTAATAAGACCAAGATTGTGGCCACTGTTGGCCCGGCTTCCGACACGTATGAGCGCCTAGGCGCCCTTATCCGCGAGGGGGTCAACGTATTCCGCCTCAATTTCTCGCACGGGGAGCACGAAACCCATCTGAACGTGATTAACACGGTGCGTCGTCTCAATAAAGACCTGCGTACTCATGTTGGGTTGTTGCAGGATTTGCAAGGGCCCAAGATTCGCTTGGGTGAAGTGGAAGGCGGCAGCGTGGAAATCAAGGCTGGCGACAAGATTAAGATGATATGCGGCGAGAAGGAAATCACCACGGCCGAACGCCTGAGCACTATCTATCTGGGCCTGGCCCGCGACGTAAAGCCCGGCGACATGATCCTGATTGACGACGGCAAGATTGAGCTGCGCGTGCTAGCTACCGACCGCGAAAAGGAAGTGGACGTGGAGGTTATCTATGGTGGCACGGTGAAGCCCCGCAAAGGCATCAACCTGCCCGACTCCGACGTGTCGGCCCCGTCGATGACGGAAAAGGACATTGCCGACCTGAAATTCGGCCTGGAAAATGACGTAGATTGGGTGGCCCTGTCCTTCGCGCGCCGTGCCGAAGACATCCGCTTTATCAAGTCATTGATTGCTGAGGCTGGCAAGCAAACCCGCGTAGTAGCGAAGATTGAAACGCCCGAGGGTCTGCGCAACATCGACGAAATCATTGCCCTCACGGATGCCGTGATGGTAGCCCGCGGCGACCTAGGTGTAGAAATTGCTGGCGGCGAAGTGCCCTTGGCGCAGAAAATGATTATTCAGAAGTGCAACAAGGCTGGTAAGCCCGTGATTGTAGCTACCCAAATGATGGAGAGCATGATTACGGCCCCCCGCCCTACCCGCGCTGAAACCAACGACGTGGCCAACGCTGTGCTCGATGGCACCGATGCCGTAATGCTTTCCGCCGAAACCGCTGTAGGCGCCTACCCCATTGAGGTTATCCGGCAAATGGGGGCCATCATTCGGAGCGTGGAAAGCAAGTCGGACACCATCTTCAACCACTGGGTGCCCATCGACTCGTCTTCCCCCGGCTTTATGATTGACAGCATTTTGTCGGCAGCGGGTCACTTGGCCAAGAATACGGGTGCCAAAGCCATTACTGGTATGACGCACCGTGGATATACGGCTTTCCAACTGTCGAAATACCGCCCCAAAGCCGACATTTTTATTTTCACAGACAACCGCGACCTACTCACGGTACTGAGCCTGGTATGGGGTGTGCGTGCGTTCTACTACGACCGCATGAACAGCACCGATAGCACCATTACGGACCTGAAAAACATCCTGACCACCACTGGCCACTTGCAGAAAGGCGACGTGTTCATCAACACTGCTTCTATGCCAATTACCGAAAAGGGTAAGACCAATATGGTGAAGGTGAGCGTGGCCTAGTCATCACCACGGATTCGCTCAGACTTTCGGAGCACACGAATTCTGTGAATGATTACAAACAAGAACAGCTGTCCAATTTGGACAGCTGTTCTTGTTTTAGACAATAGACGAAGGAGGAATAAATTGTCCACAAAATCCGTATAGCCCTCAACATTCGAGCGAATCCGTGGCGATGACAAAAAGGCCCTGCGTTTGCACACAGGGCCTTTTCTATGAAGAAAGAGCAGGAACGCTGAGAAAAGTCGCCTTAGGCGGCCAGCGAGCTTACGAACTTAGCCAGGCTCGACTTGTTGTTGGCGGCTTTGTTCTTGTGAATGATATTCTTTTTAGCCAGCCGGTCCAGCATCGACGATACTTTCTTCAGTTGCTCCTGCGCGTCGGCTTGCACCGTAGTAGCGCGGAGTTTTTTGATAGCGGTACGAGTCGATTTGGCCTGGTAACGGTTCAATACGCGCTTAGCTTCGTTGGAACGGATGCGCTTGAGGGCCGATTTGTGGTTTGCCATGGGGTTGAAATAGGTACGTTCTGCTCTGTTTCAGTTCAGTTGGGGTGGCAAAGGTACGGCTTTCGTTGAAATTAACAAACGGTAGGCAGCAGATTCACGATAGTATCGCGCATTCTGATGCGGATTAAACATTCTTGACGCACACAGGTAGTATGCATGACGAACTGTTTCTCATCATATTACATTGTAAACATCTCGTCGGCCTTTGCGCTTGCTTACCATCTTTTCTGTAGCTGCTGCCATGCCCGTTATTGCTGAATCTCGTTATCAGCCGCCATTCTACCTATTCAATGGCCACTTGCAAACCATTGTACCTAGCTTGCTACGATCGGTGCCGGAGGTACGCTACCAGCGTGAGCGGGTAGAAACGGAAGACAGCGACTTCTTGGACCTCGACTGGTCGCGGCCGACTGGCAATACCCGCGATACGCTAGGTATTGTGTCGCATGGGCTGGAGGGCGACGCCTCACGGCCCTATGTGCGCGGCATGGTGCGGGCGCTCAACAACGCGGGTTTCGACGCGCTGGCCTGGAACTACCGTAGCTGTAGCGGCGAGATGAACCGCCTGCTCCGCTCCTACCACCTCGGCGACACTGACGACCTAGACTTTGTGATTCAGTACGCACTAAGCACTGGCCGCTACCAGCGTATATTCCTGACGGGGTTTTCAGCTGGCGGCAACGTGACGCTGAAATACCTGGGCGAAAACCCTGAGCGTGTGCCGCCGCGAGTGGCACGGGCAGCTGTCTTTTCAGTTCCTACCGATTTAAAAGCTAGCTCCTATCAAATTGCCCGGCCCGAAAACCGCGTGTATATGGCGCGCTTCATGAAATCGTTGCGAGCCAAGATGCGGCAGAAAGCAGAGCTGCTACCCGGTCAGGTTGACCTAGAAGGTATTGATCTGCTGCGCGACTTTCCAGAGTTTGACGCGCGTTTCACAGCGCCCATGCACGGCTTCAACTCAGCTGATGAGTACTACGAAACGGCTAGTTCCGGCCGCTACCTCAGCCGCATCCGCATCCCTACCCTGCTGGTAAACGCCCAAAACGACCCTTTTCTGGCTCCTACCTGCTACCCCCGCGACGTGGCGGCGCGCAGCCCGTACGTGTTTCTCGAAACGCCGCCCGCCGGCGGCCACGTAGGCTTCGCGGAGGGTACTCCTGATGGAACTTACTACTCAGAACGCCGCGCTGTGGAGTTTCTGACAGCGGAGGTGCCGGGGTAGGACAAGTAGTATTTTTGTGAAGTAGTGAGTGAAAAAACGCGTGTCATCCTGAGCAGAGCGAAGGACCTTCTCACGTAGAAACGAGTCGTTGTTATGATGGTCGTTCTGCCGTGAGAAGGTCCTTCGCTCCGTTCAGGATGACACGCGTTTTTTACTTTTCTACTACGCCTTCTGATTCGGCACAAACACCACCTTTTTCGTCTCAAAGAATTCTTCGGCAAAAAAGTTGCTCAAGTCTGTTATATGCGCCTTCAGTCCGGACTCGGCAATTTCTTCGGTTAGGTCGCCGCCTTTGAGGTAGTAGAGGCCACTGTTAGCAGCAGCGTGGGGTTTGTAGCGGTGCGCAATCCAGGTGTGGAAGGTAGCAAGGCGAGCTACGGCGCGGCTCACCACGTAGTCATATTTGGTGTGCAGCTGCTCGGCACGGATTTGTTCGGCTGTCACATTGGTGAGGTGAAGCGCTTCGGCCATGCCTTCCACTGCCCTGATCTTCTTGCCGATGCTGTCCACTAAGTGAAACTTCACCTCCGGAAATAGGATAGCCAGTGGCAAGCCAGGCAGGCCGCCCCCCGTACCAACATCCAGCACCGACGAGCCGGCCGGAAACTCTATCACCTTGGCAATACCTAAAGAGTGCAGGAAATGGCGCTCGGCCAAGTTCTCCACGTCGGTGCGGGCGATGAGGTTCACGCGCTCATTCCAGCTGCGAAACTCGGTTTCGAGCTGGCGGAACTGGTTGCGCTGGTGGTCGGTGAGGGTAGGAAAGTAACGGAAGAGGATGTCCATGATGCGGGCAAAGATAGGGGGCAGCGCTTCTTATTCGGCACGCTTCCGCCCTACCCTTTTGTCATCCTGAGCGGAGCGAAGGACCTTCTCACGCCTGAACAGCCGGCGTCACAACGACTCGTTCTGCGGGCATAAGGTCCTTCGCTGTGCTCAGGATGACAGATAATTTTTCAACGCAAAAGAAAAAGCCCCGACCAAGGCCGAGGCTTTCAACTTCAATGATTAACACACTAGATAATGTGCTTTTTGTTCTTTACCATGTCATAGAGCAGCTCGCGGGCGCGGTGCAATTGAGCTTTTACGGTGCCAAGAGGGGCTTTTAGCTCTTGCGCAATTTCCTCGTAACTCAGCTCGTCGAAGTAGCGCAGCGTGACGAGGCGCTGGTACTTATCGGGCAGCCGTGATACCACGTGCTGCATGATTTCGATTTTCTGGTTTTTAATGGCGTTTTCGGCCGGGTTCAGGTTGCCGTCGCGGAAATCAATGGTGATTTCGTCGCCGTTGTCAATCTTGATGGCCGAGTCAATCGACATCGTTTTGATTTTATTCTTGCGAATAAAGTCAATGCAGTTGTTGGTGGCGATGCGGAACAACCACGTGCTGAACGCATACTCGGGGTTGAACTTGTGCAGGTTGCGGAAGGCCTTAGCAAATGCCTCAATCGTAAGGTCTTCGGCGTCGTCAGCGTTGCGCACCATCTTCAATACCACGTGATACACGGGCTTTTTGTAGATCTGCATCAGCTCGGCGTATGCCTTCTCATCGCCTTGCTCTACGGCAGCACGAATCAGCTTGAAATCGTGCTTGGCTTTGGCGGAGAACTGTTTTTGTATTTCCTGATTGTTTACTTCCATCGGAGCGTGCGGTGAAGGAATAGCGAGATTCCTAGGGCTAGATAGTAGAAAGAATAGATGGCGTCGAGCAGGGGCAGCAGCGCCGGAGGTAGGCGGTCGTCAAGGCGGCGGCCCAACTGGTGGTAAGTCAGCAGCATGGCACCGGTCCGTAACGACCATAAGACAGCCAAAGGTATCCAATCGGGGCGGGAAAATAACAGTCCAAATGCAGTGAAATAAAAAAGCAGATTAGTACCAATAAATTTTCCTACCCGCCATCTATCGGCGAAACGGTAGCGCTTACCAGCCGACAAATGCCGGCGTTTTTGCCGCCACCAGGTACCCCATTGTGCAGCTGGCTCGCTGAGCGTGTGGGCACTGGGCTCGGCCACTACGGCTACCCGGGCACCCTGGGCCACGGCATCCTGCACCAGCAGGTCGTCGTCGCCACTCAGGCTACGGATGTGGGAGGCAAACCCTTTGGTGGAGCGGAAGGTTTGCAGCGTATAGGCCAGATTACGGCCTACTCCCATGTAGGGCTTACCACGCCAGGCAAACGACAAATACTGCGCTCCGGTGACTAAGGTTTCAAAACGGATGAGCTTATTGAGCAGGCCAGGCGCGGGCGCATAGGCTGAGTAGCCTAATACCATATCGGCAGGTTGGGCAAAGCCGCGCTGCATCAGCCTGAGCCACTGATTGGTAGCCGGGATGCAGTCGGCATCGGTGAACAGCAGGCGCGGATAGCGGGCTGTTTTGATGCCTAGCGTCAGCGCATATTTTTTTGGCGACAATCCATCGGGCGTGCGGCGCACCTCTACCAGTCGCACGTGGGGGTAGTACTGCGTGAGCTGCTGCACATAGAGGTAGGTGTCGTCGCTGGAACGGTCGTCGACGAGGACGACTTCGAAGCCGGCGGGGTAGTCCTGCTGGAGCAGCAGCGGCATCAGTTGGCGCAGATGTTCCAACTCGTTGCGTGCGCAGATGAGGATGGAAACGGGCTCCTCGTCGGGGCCGGGCTCCTCGGCCGTGGGCTCGGGTGGCCGGTTGGCAAAGGGTAGGAAATAGTAGGCGAAGTAGAACAGCTGCACCAGCACACACGCCAGCAGCAGCCATACCAGCGGGGAAAACGGAAGTGGCAACACAGCAAACAGGATAAGCAGGCAAAAGTAGGCATTAGTTACCTTTGCAGTTGGATGGGTTGCCGGTTACTTGTAAAGAACTGGCAACGCACAACACACAACGCAGAATGACCTTCGATTTAGTTGCCCAGGACCCACAGTCCAAAGCCCGCGCCGGCGTAGTACACACCGCCCACGGCGCCATTCAAACCCCTATTTTCATGCCCGTGGGCACGGCTGGTACCGTGAAAGCCGTGCAGCAGCGCGACCTAAAGGACGACATCAAAGCCCAGATTATCCTCGGCAATACCTATCACCTGTACCTACGCCCTGGCCTGGATGTGCTGCGTCAGGCGGGGGGCCTGCACAAGTTCAACGGCTGGGACCGGCCCATCCTCACCGACTCGGGTGGATACCAAGTTTACTCGCTGAGCGGTACGCGCAAGATTAAGGAAGAAGGTGTGAAGTTTCGCTCCCACATCGATGGCTCGCAGCACCTGTTTTCGCCCGAGGGCGTGATGGATATTCAGCGTACCATTGGGGCCGATATCATGATGGCCTTCGACGAGTGTACGCCTTGGCCCTGCGAGTACGACTACGCCGCCCGCTCCCTCGATATGACACACCGTTGGCTGAAGCGCTGCATTGCGCGCTTCGACAGTACCGAGGGTCATTATGGCTACGATCAAACGCTATTCCCGATTGTGCAGGGTAGCACGTTCAAGGATTTGCGCATCAAATCGGCCGAGTTTGTGGCCGAGCAGCAGCGCGAAGGCAACGCCATTGGCGGCCTGAGCGTGGGCGAGCCTGCCGACATGATGTATGAAATGACCGAGCTGGTCTGCGACATCCTACCCCAAGATAAGCCGCGCTATCTGATGGGGGTAGGCACCCCAGCCAATATCTTGGAGAATATAGCGTTGGGCGTAGATATGTTTGACTGCGTGATGCCGACCCGTAATGCCCGCAACGGCATGCTGTTCACTACGCAGGGTATCCTCAACATCACCAATAAGAAATGGGCTACCGACTTTGAGCCGATTGACCGTGAACTAGGCGGCTACGTGAGTACGTTTTACTCGCGCAGCTACGTGCGTCACCTATTTCAGAGTCAGGAAATGCTCGGCCCGCAAATTGCCTCTATCCACAACCTCAGCTTCTACCTGTGGCTGGTCGGCCAGGCGAGGGAGCAAATCCTGGCCGGCACCTTCCGCGAGTGGAAGGACAAGATGGTGAAGCAGGTGATGACGCGGCTGTAATACAAGATGAGCATATCTTTTTTGATTAAGCGACTAGTGCATAGTGCTCTGTGGCTACTATTGATGGTCGTTCCTATTCTCTATTGTGTATTATTTATTATATCTGATCTAAGTGCCGCTTTCGATTGGTTTGTACCGGACACACAAGATATAGTAATCGATGGGCAGCCATTAGAAATTGATACTACCCAATCTAGTGAAGAAGCAGTATCGTGGCAGCAATATTTAGCAATTACACTTACAGTACTCGTTCGTCTTTGCCCACTATGGGTTGCTTTTCTATTGTGTGTAATCGTACTGCTCCTATTACGATTTACTATATCACATTCAACAAAGAAGCAATCATTTGTATTTGAATTCCTACTAAGGAAACACATAGCCAGTCAATTACTCATAGTACTTACACTAGCTTATCTACTTGGCAGTATTATTCACTTTATCGGCCAACCTGTATTCCAAGCACTTGATTTTACAAGTGTAAAAATTCCTTTTCCACCTGATTATTGGTGGCCTTACTATGGGTGGCCGGTACAGGACACAATAGCGCAAGGATGGACTATCTACCCTCCATTAGCCATAATTCCAATGTTTCCGTCTGCTCAAGCAGCTTGTGTAAAACTCGGAACATTATTGGCTATCCTAGCTTTCCGACACACTATGTTACGTCGCTACATCACGATGCAACAGCTTCATACGTTGCATCAATAAATAATAAATACTGCTTTGAGACTCCTCGATAAATACATCATCCAGAAATTCCTCACGGCGTTCGTGTTCACGGTGCTTTTGCTGGTGAGCGTGATTTGCGTGGTGGATTTCACGGAGAAAAACGACAAGTTCATTCAGCATAATCTGCCGGCCAAGAAGATTATTCTGGATTACTACGTCAACCTGTTTCCCTACTTCGCCAATCTGTTGTCACCCATCACGGTATTTATTGCCGTGGTGTTTGTGACGGCGCGGCTGGCCGAGCGCACTGAAATTGTGGCGATGCTGGCCAGCGGCATGAGCTTCAACCGGCTGCTGCTACCCTACCTGGTGGGCGGGGCCATTATTGGCGGGGCCACGTTTGGGCTTATTGGCTGGGTGATTCCGATAGCCAACAAAACCCGCGTCAACTTCGAGCGGCTGTACGTGAAGCGTCCGTATCACTTCGATGGGCGCAACGTGCACATGAAGCTGGGCGAGCGGAGCTATGCCTACATGGAGAGCTACGATAACACCGCCAACATTGGCTACCACTTCGCCCTCGAAACCATCGACGGCACCAAGCTGCGCCGCCGTCTTACGGCCGACGCCATCAGTTGGGACTCCACCAAGCACGCCTGGCACCTCTCGCCGCAACTGGTGCGCATCATCGATGGGCAGCAGGAGCGCCTGCTCACCATTCCTGCCCGCGATACCACGCTCAATCTCTACCCCAAGGACTTCGCCAGCAAGTACCGCCTAGCCGAAACCATGACGCTGCCTGAGCTGAACAACTTTATTCAGCAGAAGCTAGAACGCGGCGCCGACGACACCCAGCAGTATCTCAGCGAGAAATACGAGCGGTACTCCTACCCCTTCGCCATCGTCATTCTCACGGCTATCGGCGTGATTCTTAGCTCGCGCAAGTCGCGGGCCGGGGTAGGCGGGCAGATTGCACTAGGCTTCGTGCTGGCCTTCTTGTTCATCATTTTCGTGATTCTGGGCCGCAACTTGGCCAGTGTAGGCGACATGCATCCGCTTCTGGCTGCCTGGATGCCCAGTATTGTTTTCTCCGGCATCGGCATCGGCCTCTACCGTTTCGTACCGCGCTAAGTGGTGAAATTGTGAAAGGTGAAGTTGTGGAATTGCTGTTTGGTCACGCTGCATAGCAGGGCCCAAGCTTTACTCACCTACAAACTTCCTTTCACAACTTCACCTTTCACAACTTCACCTTATGTTAAAAGACTACTTGCGGCTGCATTTTATTGTGTTGCTCTGGGGCTTCACGGCCATTTTGGGCAAACTGATTTCATTGCCGCCGGTGGAGTTGGTATTCTGGCGCACGCTGTTGGCCAGCGTGGGCTTACTTGGACTGTTGCTGATGCGGCGGCAGTCGTGGCAGGTAGGCCTGGCCGATGCGGCGCGGCTGTTGGGGGTAGGCGCGCTGGTGGCAGCGCACTGGATTACGTTTTTCCTGGCGGCGCGGCTGTCGTCGGTGAGCGTGTGCCTAGCCGGTATGGCTACCCTGGCCTTGTGGACTTCGCTGTTGGAGCCGCTGGTACTTTGGCGGCCGGTGCGTTTCTACGAGGTAGGGCTAGGCTTGCTCACGATGGTAGGGCTCTACATTGTATCGCAGGCCGAGCTGAACCAGTTGCTGGGGCTGAGTGTGGCCATTGTGTCGGCGGGGCTGTCGGCACTGTTCAGCGTGCTCAATTCCAAGTTCGTGAAGCGGCATACGCCTACCCGACTCACGTTCTACGAAATGACTGGCGCCTGCCTAAGCATCATGCTGTTCCTACCCTTCTATGGTCGTTACTTCACCAACGGCACGGGGCTGCAACTGGCC from Hymenobacter aerilatus harbors:
- the rnc gene encoding ribonuclease III, translating into MPRPGQPLPVFGFFRRLLGHDRAFRQAITTMTGVSPDNVRVYRLAFTHSSVVRQQPTQGRHQSNERLEFLGDAVLGTIVAEYLFRKFPYEQEGFLTEMRSRIVNRESLNQLALKLGLDKLVQLDATQGRAARSRSVNGNALEALVGAVYLDQGYKVARKFVLSRLIKPFVDVKSLTETTSNFKSKLIEWAQRQGKVVRYELAGEPRGGGVMEFSATLLIDEEVVATGMGLSKKQAEQLAAERALTALGL
- the fabF gene encoding beta-ketoacyl-ACP synthase II codes for the protein MSLRRVVVTGIGAITPLGSTAPAYWEGLAQGVSGAGPITRFDASKFKTRFACEVKNYNPDDYFDRKEGRKMDLFTQFGVIASDEAIKDAGLHDGGIDKNRVGVIWGSGIGGLTTFQQECFNFANGDGTPRYNPFFIPKMIADSSSGNISIKNGFRGPNFVTTSACASSSDSIVSAYNYIRLGMADVVVTGGSEAAITEAGVGGFNALKAMSERNDDPQTASRPYDKERDGFVLGEGGGALVVEDYEHAKARGAKIYAEIIGGGLSSDAYHITAPDPTGEGVVLVMQNALRDAGIKPEDVDYINTHGTSTPLGDGAEITAIQKVFGDAAYNLNISSTKSMTGHLLGGAGGIEAVASILAIQNGIVPPTINHFTDDPELDARLNFTFNKAQQREINIAVSNTFGFGGHNTSVVFRKFRD
- a CDS encoding acyl carrier protein; the protein is MSEIAEKVKAIIIDKLGVEASEVTPEASFTNDLGADSLDTVELIMEFEKEFNVSIPDDQAENIATVGQAISYLEEHAK
- a CDS encoding IPExxxVDY family protein produces the protein MKTLTLDFEYDCDFELFGLVSATREHKLAWLLNSDLRLHLVKQQDIIYDLLSRGRLVISNYLHTTHTCTLRLLRNRSVAPSTLKKPYLAPDVRQYDYLLQISNGTGTLAPEQVLTRLTALADVQHVCQLDPNQLEFKENLFF
- the pyk gene encoding pyruvate kinase; translated protein: MEPRPHFNKTKIVATVGPASDTYERLGALIREGVNVFRLNFSHGEHETHLNVINTVRRLNKDLRTHVGLLQDLQGPKIRLGEVEGGSVEIKAGDKIKMICGEKEITTAERLSTIYLGLARDVKPGDMILIDDGKIELRVLATDREKEVDVEVIYGGTVKPRKGINLPDSDVSAPSMTEKDIADLKFGLENDVDWVALSFARRAEDIRFIKSLIAEAGKQTRVVAKIETPEGLRNIDEIIALTDAVMVARGDLGVEIAGGEVPLAQKMIIQKCNKAGKPVIVATQMMESMITAPRPTRAETNDVANAVLDGTDAVMLSAETAVGAYPIEVIRQMGAIIRSVESKSDTIFNHWVPIDSSSPGFMIDSILSAAGHLAKNTGAKAITGMTHRGYTAFQLSKYRPKADIFIFTDNRDLLTVLSLVWGVRAFYYDRMNSTDSTITDLKNILTTTGHLQKGDVFINTASMPITEKGKTNMVKVSVA
- the rpsT gene encoding 30S ribosomal protein S20 — encoded protein: MANHKSALKRIRSNEAKRVLNRYQAKSTRTAIKKLRATTVQADAQEQLKKVSSMLDRLAKKNIIHKNKAANNKSSLAKFVSSLAA
- a CDS encoding YheT family hydrolase, with the protein product MPVIAESRYQPPFYLFNGHLQTIVPSLLRSVPEVRYQRERVETEDSDFLDLDWSRPTGNTRDTLGIVSHGLEGDASRPYVRGMVRALNNAGFDALAWNYRSCSGEMNRLLRSYHLGDTDDLDFVIQYALSTGRYQRIFLTGFSAGGNVTLKYLGENPERVPPRVARAAVFSVPTDLKASSYQIARPENRVYMARFMKSLRAKMRQKAELLPGQVDLEGIDLLRDFPEFDARFTAPMHGFNSADEYYETASSGRYLSRIRIPTLLVNAQNDPFLAPTCYPRDVAARSPYVFLETPPAGGHVGFAEGTPDGTYYSERRAVEFLTAEVPG
- the rsmG gene encoding 16S rRNA (guanine(527)-N(7))-methyltransferase RsmG; the protein is MDILFRYFPTLTDHQRNQFRQLETEFRSWNERVNLIARTDVENLAERHFLHSLGIAKVIEFPAGSSVLDVGTGGGLPGLPLAILFPEVKFHLVDSIGKKIRAVEGMAEALHLTNVTAEQIRAEQLHTKYDYVVSRAVARLATFHTWIAHRYKPHAAANSGLYYLKGGDLTEEIAESGLKAHITDLSNFFAEEFFETKKVVFVPNQKA
- a CDS encoding RNA polymerase sigma factor → MEVNNQEIQKQFSAKAKHDFKLIRAAVEQGDEKAYAELMQIYKKPVYHVVLKMVRNADDAEDLTIEAFAKAFRNLHKFNPEYAFSTWLFRIATNNCIDFIRKNKIKTMSIDSAIKIDNGDEITIDFRDGNLNPAENAIKNQKIEIMQHVVSRLPDKYQRLVTLRYFDELSYEEIAQELKAPLGTVKAQLHRARELLYDMVKNKKHII
- a CDS encoding glycosyltransferase, which translates into the protein MLPLPFSPLVWLLLACVLVQLFYFAYYFLPFANRPPEPTAEEPGPDEEPVSILICARNELEHLRQLMPLLLQQDYPAGFEVVLVDDRSSDDTYLYVQQLTQYYPHVRLVEVRRTPDGLSPKKYALTLGIKTARYPRLLFTDADCIPATNQWLRLMQRGFAQPADMVLGYSAYAPAPGLLNKLIRFETLVTGAQYLSFAWRGKPYMGVGRNLAYTLQTFRSTKGFASHIRSLSGDDDLLVQDAVAQGARVAVVAEPSAHTLSEPAAQWGTWWRQKRRHLSAGKRYRFADRWRVGKFIGTNLLFYFTAFGLLFSRPDWIPLAVLWSLRTGAMLLTYHQLGRRLDDRLPPALLPLLDAIYSFYYLALGISLFLHRTLRWK